The window GGTAAACTTTCGAGGAGAAGAAATCGTAATTAGGTTAGAGCTGAAACGTGTTGCATTATAATGGGATTTATGTTTGAAACGCCTGGTGGTGGTGGAACCAATCGCCCACCACCATCACAGCCTACCTTGAAAAAGGGTAAAGGGTATAAATGTAAACGTAAGAGAACGTCTAGATCAGTCTGCAGAAAGACTTCGTTGCGACCTGACAACGTTCGTTTCCTTCAAGATTTGGGGTACCatgtcaacaaaaaaattaaacatttatagaGATCCTATCGTGGATAATTCCATCGCTAGGGAAGAGTTACCACACAGTTACCATCCTTCAACAAATTCGTTTCAAAACAACGATGTGTTCACCATTGAACTGAACCAAgaagatgttttattttcctttttcgaGAGTTATATACGAATTGAGGGTaactatgttaaaaaattgacgGATCCTGCAGATAGCGTAAGTTTAACGCACAATTTGCCGGCATTTCTATTTGAGTACATCGCATTCGAACATAATGGCGTTGAAATAGAACGTGTTCGTGAACCAGGGCTCACATCGCTAATTAGAACCCTTCTACACCATAACGATGTGGAATGTAAATCATTGGAAATTGCCGGGTTAAAATGGCCTCCTGAAGGAGCCTTACCCACGGTGGACAGCGCAAACGATAACTTTGTATTTCAAATCCCACTTGTGCACATTTTTGGATTATTTAGAGACTACAATCAGGTTATGAGAGGTCGTTTCAAGTTTAGGTTTGTCAGAAGCCGCACAGATTCAAACTGTTTTAAATCTATATCGACTAAAGCCGACCCCAGCACTGCAGAGTTTACCATAAAGACAGTGTCATTACTGGCGAAGCATGTTTATCCCAGTCCATCGATAAAGATTAAACTTTTGGAtgggttaaataaaaattcgaatataGCTGTACCTTTTCGTAAATGGACGTTTTATGAATTGCCATCTATGAGACGGGGGAATAAAGAGATTTGGCCTGTTACATCAACTACTAACAGGGGTAGACCGCAATATGTCATAGTGGCATTCCAAACCAATCGAAAGGATCAGCCGAAATCTGATTGTACGCTGTTTGACCACTTGAACATTATAGATCTTAAAGTCTAGTTAAATTCATATTCCTACCCATTCGAGTCTATGAATTTGGATTTTACGAAGGAAAACTACGTTGAActatataaaatgtatacGGAATTTCAATCATACATTTGGGAATCTAACCGAAAACAACCGATAATGGATTTCAACAGTTTCAAGAAAAGACCTCTATTCGTAATTGATACCACAAAGAATAATGATGAGGAGGCAGCGCCATCTGCATCATGTGAAGTGCGGCTTGAAATTCAGAGTGATAAAGATTTTCCCGCCAACACGAAGGCATACTGTATCCTAATACAGGAATCTATGTATACCTATAAGCCGCTGAGTGGGGAGGTCTCAATCGTTATTAATTGAGTCAATTTCGATTGCGCATCATAGTCAGAGTTATGGAGTTGCGTAGAGCGGTAGTTGATATTCAGGGGTTCTATATAGACTCTGAATTCATAGTTAAAGAATTCACACTTCTCGACCTTATCACCGACTATGCCGTACATCTCCACTTCAAGGCTGACAGACCCTTTCGATGCTTATCGGTTCAAGATCAACGATCCGCCAAGTATTTAGAGCGAAATCACCATAAACTATCGTATATTGGAGGATGGATGGATCTGTCAATGGGGTTAAATTTACTGGATGATATACTGTCGTTCTATGATGAGGTGTATGTGAAGGGTAGCCAGAAGAGGGAGTTTTTGGAAAGCAGACCCTATTATCGGTTCCGATGTCATCGGAATTTGACGGTCAGGGATATTGCCTCGGAGTTTTCTGAGAAGGCGGTTGAAGAAGATACTAAATTGACGGCAACTTCCAATCCATGCTGGTTCCACAACGATGCTCCCGCAGTTTGCTCGCAAAATAACgccataattttaaagaattttttatgtaatttgcATAGACGTGTTATATAAgaagttgttaaattttttttttaatacatatattaacttttatttattgtatttatttttgaatcctTCATGCATTCAGTGTCTCACCTCCATCACGCAAACATGTACATTGCGAGAGTTATTTTAGTATATACGCTCTGGGCGCTTCCAATACGAATTTTAATGGAAGATTTGATGTACGATAGGGATATGGAAATCTATAAATATCTCAAAGCATTTGGATATTTAAATGGGAATGTGAGCGGTttacatcatcatcatcagatggaatatacaacaacaacaacaatgaCGGAAGGGTTACGTAAATTGCAGGAATATTTTCACCTGCCAGTATCGGGtgaagttgattttaaaactttggATTTGATTGGTAAACCAAGATGTGGGAATAAAGACTTGGAAGACATATCAGTAGACGCTAAACGTACGATACATCGAAAGTGGGGGATCCCCATAGTTAAATGGGCCATCTATAATAAATATCCAGATGGCTTTCCCAATATCGTTGAAAGGGCATTTGCGGTTTGGGCTAAGCATATAGATTTAAAGTTTCAGAGCTCGTTTACCGACGTCAACATTCTAATCGGGTTTAAAGGTTACAACCATACGTGCATAAGGAACGTTGGATCAATGTGTGGTAGTACattcaaaaatggaattttagCTCACGCATACTATCCTTATATTAATGGACGTAATGTTGAAATCCACATAAATTCAGATTTAGAGTTTGATTTATCCAACTCTACAGTAGATGGGAAATATAACCTATTTTTGGTAATGGTGCATGAAATTGGACATTCCTTAGGTTTAATGCATCGAGTTGAACTCGATTCCATCATGCATCCCAACTATGGTAACATGAAAATTGATTTCAAGTTGAATAGCAGAGATATTGTGGCAATTCAAGCTATATATGGTAGACCCAAATTGTATACATCATCGACTGTTTCAAGTCACGTTACATCATCATATAGGACCACGACGAGTCGGTCTACGACAAATCCTGCCGTTCAACCCTCACCCTTTAGAGACGTTTGTGATGTTCATTCAAAGTTTTCCGGTTTTTTGATTCACTATCAAACCATGTACGTGTTTTACAAACAATGGGTTTGGTTAATAGATTTAAAGTCTAAACGACCTAAACAACCCAATCCTATAGACATAAATGATTGGCTGCCGACTTTGAGGAATGTTTTTCGTACTGTAGACTATAGTTATAAAGTGTCTATCTCGCCTATAGGTGACCTTATACTTATAATGGAAAATGCAATATACAGAATTGATTTTAAGAGTATGAATGTGCGGTCTGTGAGGCCGTTCACTTCCACCGAGTTagggtttaataattttactcgAGTTAACGGGATAGTTACAAGCAATTACGGTTTACCTTACATATTTTTCGATGATATGTACGCAATTCAAGTggattttaattactt of the Onthophagus taurus isolate NC chromosome 10, IU_Otau_3.0, whole genome shotgun sequence genome contains:
- the LOC139431624 gene encoding uncharacterized protein; amino-acid sequence: MSTKKLNIYRDPIVDNSIAREELPHSYHPSTNSFQNNDVFTIELNQEDVLFSFFESYIRIEGNYVKKLTDPADSVSLTHNLPAFLFEYIAFEHNGVEIERVREPGLTSLIRTLLHHNDVECKSLEIAGLKWPPEGALPTVDSANDNFVFQIPLVHIFGLFRDYNQVMRGRFKFRFVRSRTDSNCFKSISTKADPSTAEFTIKTVSLLAKHVYPSPSIKIKLLDGLNKNSNIAVPFRKWTFYELPSMRRGNKEIWPVTSTTNRGRPQYVIVAFQTNRKDQPKSDCTLFDHLNIIDLKV
- the LOC139431625 gene encoding matrix metalloproteinase-18-like yields the protein MYIARVILVYTLWALPIRILMEDLMYDRDMEIYKYLKAFGYLNGNVSGLHHHHQMEYTTTTTMTEGLRKLQEYFHLPVSGEVDFKTLDLIGKPRCGNKDLEDISVDAKRTIHRKWGIPIVKWAIYNKYPDGFPNIVERAFAVWAKHIDLKFQSSFTDVNILIGFKGYNHTCIRNVGSMCGSTFKNGILAHAYYPYINGRNVEIHINSDLEFDLSNSTVDGKYNLFLVMVHEIGHSLGLMHRVELDSIMHPNYGNMKIDFKLNSRDIVAIQAIYGRPKLYTSSTVSSHVTSSYRTTTSRSTTNPAVQPSPFRDVCDVHSKFSGFLIHYQTMYVFYKQWVWLIDLKSKRPKQPNPIDINDWLPTLRNVFRTVDYSYKVSISPIGDLILIMENAIYRIDFKSMNVRSVRPFTSTELGFNNFTRVNGIVTSNYGLPYIFFDDMYAIQVDFNYFRKERVIVSIGELFPGIPTSFNGIYKGSDGIFNFFVGDRILQYDEYLKEVVGTSDKSLSILGITCPYITILDQLKSLLSTIISTNLSIPINY